Within Halorubrum lacusprofundi ATCC 49239, the genomic segment TTCTCCCGGGGCCTGCTCACGCTGGCGTGCGGCCACGACGTACTCCGCGTCCTCCCGCCGCTCGACGTCACCGAACGCGAGATCGAGCTCGGCTGCGACCTCCTCACGAGCGCGATCGCCGACGCGGCGTAGTGGAACAGTCGCGCGCGCGACGACCTAGCGGTCCGTGTACCACTCAGCGAACTTACCGGTCCGCGTACCACTCAGCGAACTTCTCTAACGCGCGACCGCGGTGCGACACGGCGTTTTTCCGGTCGGTGTCCATCTCGGCAAACGTCTCGCCGTCGTGTTCGAAGATCGGGTCGTAGCCGAACCCGCCCTCCCCGCGCGGCGCGACGATCCGGCCGGGGACGTACCCCTCGAACAGTTTGACCGGGAGTGTCTCGACATCGCCGCGCTCGACTCCACCGTCTTCACCGTCCCGTCCACCCTCACCGTCCGGCCCCGCCGCCGCGGCCGCGTCGCGGTCCCCGCGGTCGACCGGGTCCGGACTCGCGGCGAACCCGTCGCCGTCGCAGTAGCCGAGCACGCACCGGAACGCGGCGCGGCGGTCGGCGAGGTCGGCGGCGATGTCGTGAACGCGCTCGATCCCCAGCGTCTCCTCGACGTACGAGGAGTAGGGACCGGGGAACCCGTCGAGCCCCTCGACGAACATTCCCGCGTCGTCGACGAGAACCGGCTCGCCGGCGTGACGGTACGCCTCGCGAGCGCCCTGCGCGGCGATCGGTCCGAGTTCCGCCGCCTGAATCTCCGGATAATCGAAGTCGAGACGCTCCACCGAGCCGTCCGGGAGGTAGCGCTCCGCCTCGCGCACCTTCCCGGGGTTCGTCGTCACGTATCTGAGCACGGATCCAGATGCGGGTGGGCGGAACGAATAGCCGTCGGTCGCGGGCGACACACCGCTCTCGGAAGCCCGCCTTGAACGAACACCCTCTTAAGAGCCGACCGTCAGGAACGGACGGACATGCTGATCGCCGGAACCGTCATCGCCGACCCCGAGACCGTGATCCCCGACGGCGCCGTCGTCGTCGAGGGCGAGACGATCGCCGCGGTCGGCGACGCCGAGATCCTCCGCGAGGCGTACCCCGACCACGAGCGACGCGATATCGACATCGTCGCCCCCGGGCTGGTCGGCGGCCACGTGCACTCGGTGCAGTCGCTCGGCCGCGGGATCGCCGACGACGCCGCCCTCCTCGACTGGCTGTTCGACGCCGTGCTCCCGATGGAGGCCGCGATGGACGCCGGCGCGACCCGGGCCGCCGCCGAACTCGGATACCTCGAATGCCTCGAATCGGGAACGACGACGGTCGTCGACCACCTCTCCGTCAACCACGCAGAGGAGGCGTTCGAGGCCGCGATCGAGACGGGGATCCGCGCACGACTCGGAAAGGTGCTGATGGACCGCGACTCGCCCGAGGGGCTGCTGGAGGACACCGACGCCGCGCTCGCCGAGAGCGAGGCGCTGATCGAGGAGTATCACGGCGCCGCCGACGGCCGGGTGCGGTACGCGGTGACACCCCGGTTTGCCGTCACCTGCTCGGAGGCGTGTTTGCGGGGCTGTCGCGACCTCGTCGACCGCCACGACGGGGTGACGATCCACACCCACGCCAGCGAGAACGAGGACGAGATCGAAACGGTGGAGGCCGACACCGGGAAGCGGAACGTCCT encodes:
- a CDS encoding non-canonical purine NTP pyrophosphatase, whose protein sequence is MLRYVTTNPGKVREAERYLPDGSVERLDFDYPEIQAAELGPIAAQGAREAYRHAGEPVLVDDAGMFVEGLDGFPGPYSSYVEETLGIERVHDIAADLADRRAAFRCVLGYCDGDGFAASPDPVDRGDRDAAAAAGPDGEGGRDGEDGGVERGDVETLPVKLFEGYVPGRIVAPRGEGGFGYDPIFEHDGETFAEMDTDRKNAVSHRGRALEKFAEWYADR
- a CDS encoding 5'-deoxyadenosine deaminase; its protein translation is MLIAGTVIADPETVIPDGAVVVEGETIAAVGDAEILREAYPDHERRDIDIVAPGLVGGHVHSVQSLGRGIADDAALLDWLFDAVLPMEAAMDAGATRAAAELGYLECLESGTTTVVDHLSVNHAEEAFEAAIETGIRARLGKVLMDRDSPEGLLEDTDAALAESEALIEEYHGAADGRVRYAVTPRFAVTCSEACLRGCRDLVDRHDGVTIHTHASENEDEIETVEADTGKRNVLWLDEVGLTGPDVTLAHCVHTDEREREVLAETDTVVTHCPSSNMKLASGIAPVQDYLDRGITVALGNDGPPCNNTLDPFTEMRQASLLGKVDARDPTRLPASTVLEMATTNGAHAAGFDRLGTLREGQRADVIGITTDRTRATPLHDPLSHLVYAAHGDDVVFTMVDGRIRYDDGEHVGIDADAVRERATRHAKRVVEEAGIDTAES